A genome region from Deltaproteobacteria bacterium includes the following:
- a CDS encoding alpha/beta hydrolase has protein sequence MKDFPIVQKTVKSTDGTKIGYQVIGKGPKTIILCNGLGGTVVAWKPLYTRFADHYRFIAWDYRGLFHSDPPADEARMTISDHVADLAAIVKKEKISKAVVAGWSMGVQVCLESYRSLSPIFEGMILLNGTYGSPFDTALNSPLSRYILPKVNELAQKIVPAVQPAIKPLAIRLIDWKGLINLIAKLGLVHENLDSEIFQEVARGMLQTDLKMYHEIMRHLGEHDASDLLPKIKVPTLVMAGDSDLLTPMKVAEKMAEEIPNAQLLIVPGGTHYCILEFPEMINMRVEKFLGELEKR, from the coding sequence ATGAAAGACTTTCCTATCGTTCAAAAGACCGTCAAAAGCACCGACGGGACGAAAATCGGCTATCAGGTCATCGGAAAGGGGCCAAAGACCATCATCCTCTGCAACGGCCTTGGGGGGACGGTTGTGGCCTGGAAGCCGCTCTACACCCGTTTTGCCGACCACTATCGATTCATCGCCTGGGATTACCGCGGCCTTTTTCATTCCGATCCACCCGCTGACGAGGCACGCATGACCATTTCCGATCATGTGGCCGACCTGGCCGCCATTGTCAAAAAGGAGAAAATCTCAAAGGCGGTGGTCGCCGGCTGGTCGATGGGGGTACAGGTCTGTCTGGAGTCTTACCGGAGTCTCTCCCCCATCTTTGAGGGGATGATTCTCTTGAACGGAACCTACGGCAGTCCTTTCGATACCGCCTTGAACAGCCCGCTCTCCCGCTACATTCTCCCCAAGGTCAACGAACTGGCGCAAAAGATTGTCCCGGCGGTTCAACCGGCCATCAAGCCTCTGGCCATCCGGCTTATCGATTGGAAAGGGCTGATCAACCTCATCGCCAAACTGGGCCTGGTGCATGAAAATCTCGATTCCGAAATCTTTCAGGAGGTGGCCCGCGGGATGCTTCAAACCGACTTGAAGATGTATCACGAAATCATGCGGCATCTGGGCGAGCACGACGCGAGCGACCTTCTTCCGAAGATAAAAGTCCCCACCCTCGTCATGGCGGGGGATTCCGACCTCCTCACTCCCATGAAGGTGGCCGAAAAAATGGCCGAAGAGATCCCCAACGCCCAGCTTCTCATTGTTCCGGGTGGAACCCATTATTGCATCCTCGAATTTCCGGAGATGATCAACATGAGGGTGGAGAAATTTTTGGGGGAACTCGAAAAGAGGTGA